The window GCGCTATCTGCTCGCCCACTTCGACGAGCAGGACCACCACGACGGCAACGACGATCCGCTGCTGGCGGAGGTGGCCGCCTCGGCGGTGGTCACGGCCCACAACCACGTGCTGCGGCGTTGGCTGCGGGCGGGCGGGCAGGGGGACGTGGAGGCGCAGCTGGACCACGCCTTCTCGATCGTGCGCAAGACCTTCGGGTCGGGGATCGGCGCCGGCCGCACCGCGGCGGGCCCGCCCGCCGCGCCGGCGGCGGCCGTCCGCGCGCAGGGCGAGGTGCTGGTGGCGGTGGCCCGTACGGACGCCCCGCTCGACGAGGTCATGCGGACCATCGAAGAGGCCCTCAGAAACAAGCAGGACAGCAAGCAGCAGTAGCGCACGTCGTTCACGCGGGTTACCCGCGTCACAGTGGCCGCTCCCGTTCCGGGGGCGGCCATTTGCGTTTGTCCGGGTTGTCCCTACTCGCGGGTAACACTGATCGATCATCGCTCATCTGCGCAGGTCAAATGGCAAATGAGAGAAAGTTTTGGCACGCGGTGCCTTGCTGAGTGACACGGGGTGCCATACGTTGAATCTCGTCCGGATGTCCCCGCGGTCCTCGCCCACTCGGCACGAACCGCGCCCCGGATGCCTGCGTCACCAGGCACCAGCACGCCTCACCACGGGCGTCGCAGCACCACCGCTCCGCCGAACCGACGGCACACACCACACCCGTTCCGCGCACCCGCGTACCCCTCAGCGCACCCTCATCAGCGCTCGCCGGAGGCAACACCGTGAAGGACATTCTGGAAGCCATCCAGTCGCAGGCCGCCACGCCCGCCGACTTCGCGGCCCTGCCGCTCCCCGACTCGTACCGCGCGATCACCGTGCACAAGGACGAGGCGGGGATGTTCGAGGGGCTCACGACCCGTGAGAAGGACCCCCGCAAGTCCCTGCACCTGGACAACGTCCCCGTCCCGGAGCTCGGCCCGGGCGAGGCCCTGGTCGCCGTCATGGCCTCCTCGGTCAACTACAACTCCGTGTGGACCTCGATCTTCGAGCCGGTGTCCACCTTCAGCTTCCTGGAGCGCTACGGGCGCCTGTCCGACCTCAGCAAGCGCCACGACCTGCCGTACCACGTCATCGGCTCCGACCTCGCGGGCGTCGTCCTGCGCACCGGTCCCGGCGTGAACTCCTGGCAGCCCGGCGACGAGGTCGTCGCCCACTGCCTCTCGGTGGAGCTGGAGTCCTCCGACGGCCACAACGACACGATGCTCGACCCCGAGCAGCGCATCTGGGGCTTCGAGACCAACTTCGGCGGCCTGGCGGAGATCGCCCTGGTCAAGTCCAACCAGCTGATGCCCAAGCCCGACCACCTCAGCTGGGAGGAGGCCGCCTCCCCGGGCCTGGTCAACTCCACCGCCTACCGCCAGCTGGTCTCGCGCAACGGCGCCGGCATGAAGCAGGGCGACAACGTCCTGATCTGGGGCGCCAGCGGCGGCCTCGGCTCCTACGCCACCCAGTTCGCGCTGGCCGGCGGGGCCAACCCGATCTGTGTCGTCTCCAGCGACCAGAAGGCGGACATCTGCCGGTCGATGGGCGCGACCGCGATCATCGACCGCAACGCCGAGGGCTACAAGTTCTGGAAGGACGAGCACACCCAGGACCCCAAGGAGTGGAAGCGCTTCGGCAAGCGCATCCGCGAGCTGACCGGCGGCGAGGACATCGACATCGTCTTCGAGCACCCCGGCCGCGAGACCTTCGGCGCGAGCGTCTACGTCACCCGCAAGGGCGGCACCATCACCACCTGCGCCTCGACCTCGGGCTACATGCACGAGTACGACAACCGCTACCTGTGGATGTCGCTCAAGCGCATCATCGGCTCGCACTTCGCGAACTACCGCGAGGCGTGGGAGGCCAACCGCCTGATCTCGAAGGGCAAGATCCACCCCACCCTCTCGAAGGTCTACTCCCTGGAGGAGACCGGCCAGGCCGCCTACGACGTCCACCGCAACCTCCACCAGGGCAAGGTCGGCGTCCTCGCGCTCGCCCCCGAGGAGGGCCTGGGCGTCCGCGACCACGAGCTGCGCGCGACGCACCTCGACGCGATCAACCGCTTCCGTAACGTCTGAGACCGTTCAAGGGCCAAAGGGACAGCCTGAGATGACAGAGCGCCAGAAGGACCGTCCGTGGCTCATGCGGACGTACGCCGGCCACTCCACGGCCGAGGCGTCCAACGAGCTGTACCGCCGCAACCTCGCCAAGGGCCAGACCGGCCTGTCGGTCGCGTTCGACCTGCCGACGCAGACCGGCTACGACCCCGACCACGTCCTCGCCCGCGGCGAGGTGGGCCGGGTCGGGGTCCCGGTCTCCCACCTGGGCGACATGCGGAGGCTGTTCCAGGACATCCCCCTGGAACAGATGAACACCTCGATGACGATCAACGCCACCGCCATGTGGCTGCTGGCGCTCTACCAGGTGGCCGCCGAGGAGCAGGGCGCGGACATCGCCCTGCTCCAGGGCACCACCCAGAACGACATCGTCAAGGAGTACCTCTCGCGCGGGACGCACGTCTTCCCGCCCGGGCCGTCCCTCCGCCTGACGACGGACATGATCGCGTACACGGTCAACCACATCCCGAAGTGGAACCCGATCAACATCTGCTCGTACCACCTCCAGGAGGCCGGGGCCACCCCGGTCCAGGAGATCTCGTACGCGATGTCGACCGCGATCGCCGTACTGGACTCGGTGCGCGACTCGGGCCAGGTGCCCGAGGAGCGCTTCGGCGAGGTGGTCGCCCGCATCTCCTTCTTCGTGAACGCGGGCGTCCGCTTCATCGAGGAGATGTGCAAGATGCGCGCCTTCGGCCGCATCTGGGACAAGGTCACCCTGGAGCGCTACGGCATCGACAACACGAAGCAGCGCCGCTTCCGGTACGGCGTCCAGGTCAACTCCCTGGGGCTGACCGAGGCCCAGCCGGAGAACAACGTCCAGCGCATCGTGTTGGAGATGCTCGCGGTCACCCTCTCCAAGGACGCCCGCGCCCGCGCCGTGCAGCTGCCCGCCTGGAACGAGGCGCTGGGCCTGCCCCGGCCCTGGGACCAGCAGTGGTCGCTGCGCATCCAGCAGGTCCTCGCGCACGAGAGCGACCTCCTGGAGTACGAGGACATCTTCGCGGGCTCGACCGTCATCGAGGCCAAGGTGGACTCGCTGGTGACGGAGTGCCTGGCCGAGATCGACCGGATCGAGGAGATGGGCGGCGCCATGGCGGCCGTCGAATCGGGCTACCTCAAGTCCCAGCTGGTCTCCTCGCACGCCGAGCGGCGGGCCCGGATCGAGGACGGCGAGGACAAGATCGTCGGCGTCAACTGCTTCCAGCAGACCGAGGAGAACCCGCTCACCGCCGACCTGGACGGCGCCATCATGACGGTGGACGGGGCGCTGGAGGCCCAGACCGTCGAGCGCATCGGCCGCTGGAAGGCCGAGCGCCAGGAGTCCTCCGACCGGCAGGGCGGGGGCGACCCGTTCGTCTTCCCCACCGTGCGCCAGTCCCTGGACCGGCTGAAGGACGCCGCGGCCGGGACCGAGAACCTGATGGAGGCCACGCTGGAGTGCGCCCGGGCGGGCGTCACCACCGGCGAGTGGGCCGGCGCGCTGCGCGAGGTGTTCGGCGAGTTCCGCGCCCCGACCGGTGTCTCCTCGGCCCCGGTGGCGGTCACGGCCGAGGCGGGCACCCCGATGGCGCTGGTCCGCGCGAAGGTCTCCCGTACGGCCGACGAGCTGGGCTCCGGCCGGCTGCGGCTGCTGGTCGGCAAGCCCGGCCTGGACGGGCACTCCAACGGCGCCGAGCAGATCGCCGTCCGGGCCCGCGACGCCGGATTCGAGGTGGTCTACCAGGGCATCCGGCTGACACCCGAGGAGATCTCCTCGGCGGCGCTGGCCGAGGACGTGCACTGCGTGGGACTGTCCATCCTGTCCGGTTCGCACAGCGCCCTCGTCCCCGACGTGCTGGAACGTCTGCGTCTGGCGGGGGCGGGCGACATCCCCGTCATCGTGGGCGGCATCATTCCGAATGCCGACGCGGTGACACTCAAGGCGGCCGGCGTGGCCGCCGTGTTCACCCCCAAGGACTTCGGCATCACGGAGATCATCGGCCGTATCGTCGACGAGATCCGCAAGGCCAACAAGCTCCACCCCCTCGACGACGCCGACACGGTCGACATCGCCGACACAGCTGACATCGCCGAAAGCACGGAGGTCCCCGCATGACCACGCCCACTTCCCCGGTCAACCGGCTCCGGCCGCGCCGCTCCTGCCTCGCGGTGCCGGGTTCCAACCCCCGGTTCCTGGAGAAGGCCCAGGGCCTGCCGGCCGACCAGGTCTTCCTCGACCTGGAGGACGCCTGCGCCCCCCTCGCCAAGGAAGGCGCCCGCCACACCATCGTGGACGCGCTGAACCAGGGCGACTGGACGGGCAAGACCCGGGTCGTGCGTGTCAACGACTGGACCACGCACTGGACGTACCGCGACGTCATCACGGTCGTCGAGGGCGCGGGCCAGAACCTCGACTGCATCATGCTCCCGAAGGTCCAGGACGCGCAGCAGGTCGTGGCGCTGGACCTGCTGCTGACCCAGATCGAGAAGACCATGGGCTTCGAGGTCGGCAAGATCGGCATCGAGGCGCAGATCGAGAACGCCAAGGGCCTGGTGAACGTCGACGAGATCGCCGGCGCCTCCCCCCGGCTGGAGACCATCATCTTCGGCCCCGCCGACTTCATGGCCTCGATCAACATGAAGTCCCTGGTCGTGGGCATGCAGCCGCCCGGGTACGGGGCGGACGCCTACCACTACATCCTGATGCGGATCCTGATGGCGGCCCGCATGCACGACCTCCAGGCGATCGACGGCCCCTTCCTCCAGATCAAGAACGTGGACGGGTACCGCGAGGTCGCCGGCCGCGCGGCCGCCCTCGGCTTCGACGGCAAGTGGGTGCTGCACCCCGGCCAGGTCGACGCCGCCAACGAGGTCTTCTCCCCCTCTCAGGAGGACTACGACCACGCCGAGCTGATCCTCGACGCGTACGACTGGTGCACCTCCGAGGCCGGTGGCAAGAAGGGGTCGGCGATGCTCGGCGACGAGATGATCGACGAGGCCAGCCGCAAGATGGCCCTGGTCATCTCGGGCAAGGGCCGCGCCGCCGGGATGCGTCGCACCACCAAGTTCGAGATCCCGGAGGCCTGATCCCCATGCAGTTCGGACGCACGTACGAAGAGTTCGAGATCGGTGCGGTCTACAAGCACTGGCCCGGAAAAACGGTCACCGAATACGACGACCACCTCTTCTGTCTGCTGACCATGAACCACCACCCGCTCCACATGGACAGCAACTACGCGGAGAACACGACCGACTTCGGCAAGAACGTCGTCGTGGGCAACTACATCTACTCCCTGCTGCTGGGCATGTCGGTCCCCGACGTCTCGGGCAAGGCCATCGCCAACCTGGAGATCGAGTCGCTGCGCCACGTGGCGCCGACCTTCCACGGCGACACCATCTACGGCGAGACCACGGTCCTCGACAAGACCCCGTCGAAGTCGAAGAACGACCGCGGGATCGTCTACGTGGAGACCAAGGGCTACAAGCAGGACGGCACCCTCGTCTGCGTCTTCCGGCGCAAGGTGATGGTTCCGACGGAGACCTACATCAAGGAGCGCGGCGGCGAGCAGCCCGGCCGCCCCACGCTGAAGGAACAGGGGAAGTAGAACCATGAGCCGACTTGCCCAGACCGCCGGCCTGACGGACGACCAGAGGGACATCCTCAAGACCGTCCGGGAGTTCGTCGACAAGGAGATCATCCCGGTCGCGACCGAGCTGGAGCACCGCGACGAGTACCCGCAGCAGATCGTCGACGGTCTCAAGGAACTCGGCCTGTTCGGCCTGATGATCCCCGAGGAGTACGGCGGCCTGGGTGAGTCGTTGCTCACCTACGCGCTGTGCGTCGAGGAGATAGCGCGGGGCTGGATGTCCGTCTCGGGCATCATCAACACCCACTTCATCGTGGCCTACATGCTCAAGCAGCACGGCACGCAGGAGCAGAAGGACCACTTCCTCCCCCGTATGGCGCTGGGCGAGGTGCGCGGCGCGTTCTCGATGTCCGAGCCCGGGCTCGGCTCGGACGTGTCGGCCATCACCTCGAAGGCGGTGAAGGACGGCGACGAGTACGTCCTGAACGGCCAGAAGATGTGGCTGACGAACGGCGGCACCTCGACGCTGGTGGCCGTTCTGGTCCGAAGTGACGAAGGACACCCCGAAGGCACCGCGCCGCACAAGTCCATGACGACCTTCCTCGTCGAGAAGGAGCCGGGCTTCGGCGAGGTCCGTCCGGGCCTGACGATCCCGGGCAAGATCGACAAGATGGGCTACAAGGGCGTCGACACGACCGAGCTCATCATGGACGGACTGCGCATTCCGGCCAATCGGGTGCTCGGCGGCCAGACCGGCCGAGGGTTTTACCAAATGATGGACGGGGTCGAGGTCGGCCGCGTGAACGTGGCGGCGCGTGGTTGTGGCGTCGCCCAGCGTGCGTTCGAGCTGGGTGTCTCCTATGCCCAACAACGTCACACTTTCGGCAAGGCGATCGCCGAACACCAGGCCATCCAGTTCAAGCTCGCCGAGATGGCTACCAAGGTCGAAGCGGCCCATGCGATGATGGTCAATGCAGCACGCAAAAAGGACTCTGGGGAACGAAACGACCTCGAAGCAGGGATGGCGAAGTACCTCGCCTCCGAGTACTGCAAGGAGGTGGTGGAGGACGCCTTCCGTATCCACGGCGGATACGGCTTCTCGAAGGAGTACGAGATCGAGCGCCTCTACCGCGAAGCCCCGATGCTGCTCATCGGTGAAGGTACGGCCGAGATCCAGAAAATGATCATCGGGCGACGCCTTCTCGAGGAGTACCGACTCCAGGGCTGAAAGTCCCTTTCGTGGGGAATCGCCCAAAGGTTCCTCACGGAAGAGTCACTACCTGTGACCGACTTACGGCCATCGACTCGGCTTCTGGCTTGCCCAGTTGTTGCGCGCAACCGATAGCATTCCAGTAAAGCCGCCGTCCCGTCCCCCCGTTTGCGGCGCGGCAATCACCCGCTACGAAGGTCATCCATGCCCCACAGCCAAACCTCTGCACCTCGCGTCGGCCTCCTCGGTGGACGTCTCGCACGCGGAGCATCGCCGTGGCTTCTGCCGACCGTCGCCACCGCGGCCCTCAGCCTCACCCGGGCGCGCAAGTCCGGGCGCTGGGCCGCGGCGGCCGTGCCCGCCACCGCGCTCGCCGCGGGCATGCTGTGGTTCTTCCGCGACCCCGAGCGTGAGATCACGCAGGGTCGGGTCATCTCCCCCGCCGACGGTGTGGTGCAGAGCATCATGCCGTGGAAGGACGGACGGACCCGCGTCGCGATCTTCATGAGCCCGCTGAACGTCCACGTCAACCGCGCGCCCCTGGCGGGCACGGTGACGTCCGTGGAGCACATCCCCGGCGGGTTCGTCCCGGCGTTCAACAAGGAGAGCGAGAACAACGAGCGCGTCGTCTGGCACTTCGACACCGAGCTCGGCGACATCGAGATGGTGCAGATCGCCGGCGCGGTCGCGCGTCGGATCGTCCCGTACCTGCCGGCCGGCACCAAGGTGGAGCAGGGCGAACGCATCGGTCTGATCCGCTTCGGATCCCGCGTCGACATCTACCTCCCCGAGGGTGTCGAGGTCGCGGTCGAGGTCGGTCAGGCCACCACCGCGGGGGTGACCCGAATTGACCGTGACTGACCCTGAGACTCCTGCCACAGGCTGGGTGCCGGAGGCCAAGGAGGAGGACGCCGAGGACATGCCGCTCTCCCTGCGGCTGTCGATAGCGGACACCCTCACCCTCGGCAACGCCACCTGCGGCTTCATGGCGGTGTACTTCACCACCACCGGGATCCTGATCCCGCACCTCACCGGCAGCGGTGAGTCGGGCATGGCCCGCAGCAGCGCCGCGACGGCCGTGATACTGATGCTGCTCGCCGCGGTCTTCGACCTCTTCGACGGCATCGTGGCCCGCAAGCTGCGCAGCTCGCCGATGGGCGCGGAGCTGGACAACCTGTCCGACCTGATCAGCTTCGGGCTGGCGCCCGCGTACTTCGTCCTCGTCTACGGCATGGTCGCCGACGACGCGGTCCAGAAGATGTCGGCGCTGGCGGCGATCGTGGTGCTGCTGGCCGTGGTGCTGCGGCTCGCGAGATTCAGCTGCGTGACGATGAAGGACGGCATGTTCCAGGGCATGCCGAGCCCCTTCGGCGCGCTGACCGTCGTCTCGATCGTGCTGCTGGAGCTGCCGTTCGTCCCGACGCTGCTGGCGATCGTCGGGGTGGCCTGGCTGATGGTGAGCCGGGTCGAGTACCCCAAGCCGCGGGGTGTCCTCGCGGTGGCGATGCTGAGCTGGATCGTCGCGGCGATGGGGCTGCTGGCCGCCTGGGCGTTCGACGCCCCCGGTGGTCAGCTGCTGCTGCAGACCGGCTGCGCGCTGCAGATCGCCATGGCGGCGACCATCCCGCTGTTCGCGACGACCCGTCGTGCGAACACGTTCCGCCACAACCGGCGCGAGGCACGGGCCACGCAGGCCCCGTAGGCTCCACGCCGTGAAGCTGTCCGAGAAGGGCCCCCGGTGCCGCACAGGCGCCGGGGGCCCTTCTCGTGTCCCCGGGGGCCTGGCGGGCCCGTGGAGGGCCTTCCCGGGGTCGCCGGGCCCATCGGTCGGGCCCTGACGCAGATGGTGCGGGGGCTTGCGGGGTCCGGAGCCTCCGGGACGGGGGCGGGCGTAACCTTGATGTCGGAAAACCGCCAGCCCCGCCTCGTCCGCACCGGGATCCTGGAGCCATGTACACCGACACCGAACGCTGTGTCAGGGCCGTGCAGTCGAAGGACGCCCGCTTCGACGGCTGGTTCTTCACCGCCGTCCTGACCACCCGGATCTACTGCCGACCCAGCTGCCCGGCCGTGCCGCCCAAGGTCGCGAACATGTCGTTCCTGCCGAGCGCGGCCGCCTGCCAGCAGGCCGGTTTCCGGGCCTGCAAGCGGTGTCGACCCGACACCTCCCCCGGGTCCCCCGAGTGGAACGCCCGCGCCGACGCCGTCGCCCGGGCCATGCGGCTCATCCAGGACGGGGTCGTCGACCGCGAGGGCGTGCCGGGGCTGGCCACCCGCCTCGGCTACTCGACCCGGCAGGTGGAGCGGCAGCTCAACGCCGAGCTGGGGGCGGGGCCGCTGGCCCTGGCCCGGGCCCAGCGGGCGCAGACCGCGCGGCTGCTGATCGAGACCTCGGAGCTGCCCATGGCCGACGTCGCCTTCGCCG of the Streptomyces sp. NBC_01426 genome contains:
- a CDS encoding protein meaA, whose translation is MTERQKDRPWLMRTYAGHSTAEASNELYRRNLAKGQTGLSVAFDLPTQTGYDPDHVLARGEVGRVGVPVSHLGDMRRLFQDIPLEQMNTSMTINATAMWLLALYQVAAEEQGADIALLQGTTQNDIVKEYLSRGTHVFPPGPSLRLTTDMIAYTVNHIPKWNPINICSYHLQEAGATPVQEISYAMSTAIAVLDSVRDSGQVPEERFGEVVARISFFVNAGVRFIEEMCKMRAFGRIWDKVTLERYGIDNTKQRRFRYGVQVNSLGLTEAQPENNVQRIVLEMLAVTLSKDARARAVQLPAWNEALGLPRPWDQQWSLRIQQVLAHESDLLEYEDIFAGSTVIEAKVDSLVTECLAEIDRIEEMGGAMAAVESGYLKSQLVSSHAERRARIEDGEDKIVGVNCFQQTEENPLTADLDGAIMTVDGALEAQTVERIGRWKAERQESSDRQGGGDPFVFPTVRQSLDRLKDAAAGTENLMEATLECARAGVTTGEWAGALREVFGEFRAPTGVSSAPVAVTAEAGTPMALVRAKVSRTADELGSGRLRLLVGKPGLDGHSNGAEQIAVRARDAGFEVVYQGIRLTPEEISSAALAEDVHCVGLSILSGSHSALVPDVLERLRLAGAGDIPVIVGGIIPNADAVTLKAAGVAAVFTPKDFGITEIIGRIVDEIRKANKLHPLDDADTVDIADTADIAESTEVPA
- a CDS encoding MaoC family dehydratase — protein: MQFGRTYEEFEIGAVYKHWPGKTVTEYDDHLFCLLTMNHHPLHMDSNYAENTTDFGKNVVVGNYIYSLLLGMSVPDVSGKAIANLEIESLRHVAPTFHGDTIYGETTVLDKTPSKSKNDRGIVYVETKGYKQDGTLVCVFRRKVMVPTETYIKERGGEQPGRPTLKEQGK
- the pssA gene encoding CDP-diacylglycerol--serine O-phosphatidyltransferase, with the translated sequence MPLSLRLSIADTLTLGNATCGFMAVYFTTTGILIPHLTGSGESGMARSSAATAVILMLLAAVFDLFDGIVARKLRSSPMGAELDNLSDLISFGLAPAYFVLVYGMVADDAVQKMSALAAIVVLLAVVLRLARFSCVTMKDGMFQGMPSPFGALTVVSIVLLELPFVPTLLAIVGVAWLMVSRVEYPKPRGVLAVAMLSWIVAAMGLLAAWAFDAPGGQLLLQTGCALQIAMAATIPLFATTRRANTFRHNRREARATQAP
- a CDS encoding acyl-CoA dehydrogenase family protein, whose amino-acid sequence is MSRLAQTAGLTDDQRDILKTVREFVDKEIIPVATELEHRDEYPQQIVDGLKELGLFGLMIPEEYGGLGESLLTYALCVEEIARGWMSVSGIINTHFIVAYMLKQHGTQEQKDHFLPRMALGEVRGAFSMSEPGLGSDVSAITSKAVKDGDEYVLNGQKMWLTNGGTSTLVAVLVRSDEGHPEGTAPHKSMTTFLVEKEPGFGEVRPGLTIPGKIDKMGYKGVDTTELIMDGLRIPANRVLGGQTGRGFYQMMDGVEVGRVNVAARGCGVAQRAFELGVSYAQQRHTFGKAIAEHQAIQFKLAEMATKVEAAHAMMVNAARKKDSGERNDLEAGMAKYLASEYCKEVVEDAFRIHGGYGFSKEYEIERLYREAPMLLIGEGTAEIQKMIIGRRLLEEYRLQG
- a CDS encoding HpcH/HpaI aldolase/citrate lyase family protein, whose protein sequence is MTTPTSPVNRLRPRRSCLAVPGSNPRFLEKAQGLPADQVFLDLEDACAPLAKEGARHTIVDALNQGDWTGKTRVVRVNDWTTHWTYRDVITVVEGAGQNLDCIMLPKVQDAQQVVALDLLLTQIEKTMGFEVGKIGIEAQIENAKGLVNVDEIAGASPRLETIIFGPADFMASINMKSLVVGMQPPGYGADAYHYILMRILMAARMHDLQAIDGPFLQIKNVDGYREVAGRAAALGFDGKWVLHPGQVDAANEVFSPSQEDYDHAELILDAYDWCTSEAGGKKGSAMLGDEMIDEASRKMALVISGKGRAAGMRRTTKFEIPEA
- a CDS encoding phosphatidylserine decarboxylase; this encodes MPHSQTSAPRVGLLGGRLARGASPWLLPTVATAALSLTRARKSGRWAAAAVPATALAAGMLWFFRDPEREITQGRVISPADGVVQSIMPWKDGRTRVAIFMSPLNVHVNRAPLAGTVTSVEHIPGGFVPAFNKESENNERVVWHFDTELGDIEMVQIAGAVARRIVPYLPAGTKVEQGERIGLIRFGSRVDIYLPEGVEVAVEVGQATTAGVTRIDRD
- the ccrA gene encoding crotonyl-CoA carboxylase/reductase — protein: MKDILEAIQSQAATPADFAALPLPDSYRAITVHKDEAGMFEGLTTREKDPRKSLHLDNVPVPELGPGEALVAVMASSVNYNSVWTSIFEPVSTFSFLERYGRLSDLSKRHDLPYHVIGSDLAGVVLRTGPGVNSWQPGDEVVAHCLSVELESSDGHNDTMLDPEQRIWGFETNFGGLAEIALVKSNQLMPKPDHLSWEEAASPGLVNSTAYRQLVSRNGAGMKQGDNVLIWGASGGLGSYATQFALAGGANPICVVSSDQKADICRSMGATAIIDRNAEGYKFWKDEHTQDPKEWKRFGKRIRELTGGEDIDIVFEHPGRETFGASVYVTRKGGTITTCASTSGYMHEYDNRYLWMSLKRIIGSHFANYREAWEANRLISKGKIHPTLSKVYSLEETGQAAYDVHRNLHQGKVGVLALAPEEGLGVRDHELRATHLDAINRFRNV